A stretch of Myceligenerans xiligouense DNA encodes these proteins:
- a CDS encoding peptidase inhibitor family I36 protein: MHLTRSRAGKAFVIVLALIGSLLVNTFGATAAQAATARNGVCESGEICFYYNSNNAGSISDHAASDLGNYGTDPATCYVFRTAGRNGYNQCIKNNVASVWNRTGKTVRVHYNSYYGGAYDAVAAGAKRNLKAAVKNNNASHDVKPFRSSDSCKNSFGNPRTCAGAVSWAKGKIGAAGWGGLCDRFMANAYGWSNSGSHTAYIHWTQIPSTHKHGGDRTVPAGGLAFFSGGSSGAGHVMISIGGGEFVSNDINGYNTISKTTIAQIENRWGQHYLGWAQPWFKINH, from the coding sequence ATGCACCTGACGAGAAGTCGCGCCGGCAAGGCCTTCGTGATCGTCCTGGCGCTGATCGGCAGCCTGCTGGTCAACACGTTCGGCGCCACGGCGGCGCAGGCCGCGACGGCCCGGAACGGCGTCTGCGAGAGCGGTGAGATCTGCTTCTACTACAACAGCAACAACGCCGGGTCCATCTCGGATCACGCCGCTTCGGATCTCGGCAACTACGGCACCGACCCCGCCACCTGCTACGTGTTCCGCACCGCCGGCCGCAACGGCTACAACCAGTGCATCAAGAACAACGTGGCCTCGGTCTGGAACCGCACCGGCAAGACGGTCCGGGTCCACTACAACTCCTACTACGGCGGCGCGTACGACGCCGTCGCGGCCGGGGCGAAGCGCAACCTCAAGGCCGCTGTCAAGAACAACAACGCCTCGCACGACGTGAAGCCGTTCCGCTCGTCCGACAGCTGCAAGAACAGTTTCGGCAACCCCCGCACCTGCGCGGGAGCCGTCTCCTGGGCCAAGGGCAAGATCGGCGCGGCCGGCTGGGGCGGCCTCTGCGACCGGTTCATGGCCAACGCCTACGGGTGGTCCAACAGCGGCTCGCACACGGCCTACATCCACTGGACCCAGATCCCGTCCACGCACAAGCACGGCGGCGACCGGACGGTGCCGGCCGGCGGTCTCGCCTTCTTCAGCGGGGGCAGCAGCGGCGCCGGCCACGTGATGATCTCGATCGGCGGCGGCGAGTTCGTCTCCAACGACATCAACGGGTACAACACCATTTCCAAGACGACGATCGCGCAGATCGAGAACCGGTGGGGCCAGCACTACCTCGGCTGGGCCCAGCCCTGGTTCAAGATCAACCACTGA
- a CDS encoding polymorphic toxin-type HINT domain-containing protein — protein sequence MSQARRHHLVITRLERRWLGLAVTIGFAASLLVAVGPQESADAAPVPRAAAGEGPVDRPMPADVRRSTALPEDERPPVVPEAVPAGGEPAEVATSEWRALTSPARSLDAAGGFTGIDLRPGFVLGDTSLVLYFDEGDVDPDWTAAVVRLYEEDDQTEQESVRLTREELEGPRFCGPSDFCRSFGAEDDWELDRGKDYFVTVAAVLPGGDEVVSDPSDSTRPRATILPPSIPDDQAAGCGCENALAPTAVGQAQRGVGVNTGTGAFVRIERDLQMASYGIPFSSARTYSSANNRQGPLGVGWAWSYDMRVTPTDDGVIVRAEDGAEAVYTPDGDGYTRPPGVRSNLRQDGDGWALITPQQVRYEFGPGGRLTAVLSPRGDGVRLAYDQDWHGHDAVEITDASGRTAVALLEDELITRIILPDRRMVRFEYTDGLLTEVKDARRNVWRYRYDAEGRLAQVIDPHDVAIVQNEYGAGGRVAAQRDGVGAEMTFAWDAAKQEARTTDADDVSIYDGYHDNVLIYSQRSTGDADNHRYNGRLDRNLVVNGNQYQHVVRFDAQGNPVQAVAPQGFDEQTKYDDRNNPIEYTDADGNVWKNTYNEFDELTRSVDAEGNDITHTYDDRGLRTSTTDQRDKVTRYEYLPDGDENAGLPSAVVTPEGRRTEYRYDATGRQVAVTDPRGTADPRQRRHYTTETRYDEQDRVVRVDEPGKHRGWRTVYDDTGRLVKEITPEGTVSEYDYLDNGLQSRVEVGGRVVTFAYTDAGRRESESVRMEEADDLTTSYTYDAKGLVKTVTSPRGNVPGADRADFTTEYFYDANDNLIRMRMPYPGGGHVDRDIEVDALDRTTASVNELNKTSSFERGNTGRVDSVTDTQGRTLSMGYDRNGRQTERTDAGGKTTRTEYDEAGNTIKVTSPTGGVTTYEYTDDGLLAAMTEPRGNVEGADKDRFTTRYEYDLAGNRVREIDPLGNVTSTEYDANNRPTELTDARGGTTYVAYRDDDQVSHVRQPDAPELPPFSRAFATVLKYDHHGRVVDVRDPQSGHTRVSYDDAGRPVTTTDPIGRTTHTTYDAESNPVASITLDRHEHLWKLTDDERARRTITSEYDLRGRLTSQQVGSTGPEYTYGYDAKDRTTSYGDPLGVRTVTYDDEDQITKVVREEPNQADEVFTYDYDQRGNITARNYPDGTKITSTYDADSRITSTTAVGGSAGADTARWEYEYDVAGRRTATTLPAPTGLTEEREYDDAGRLTAIGTERTGDPVDGVQDPVSAFDLTLDEVGNPTLVKTTRGGVTEAVAYAYDEANRVTDACYAAQECDRRSKAAGRISYEYDLLGNRTKQVRTGTAGNDRTRYSYDAASQLVKEVEAGKKGIERTVYEYDVLGNQTRAGDDRLEYHLDSTLARATVDGVTTRYAYDAARMRIDAATGVGAGSQTRHWAWDVNGSLENIAVDTVTDSSGVVTHRQAFAYGPTDEPLALLEAGGGAHAYTHDWLGGVANMLTPDGQVEEGYDYDPFGNPRQGATLAEGVAAAASGAESDDGPADGPSNPMRFAGAYQDSTTGEGNYAMRARNYDPGTGRFSSVDPVAAQPMGSSPYVYASNNPLVYTDPTGESPFAGATASGSATSNPHDPGAEVEGPSEEDIAKAQQIQSKSMLDVVLEAGGQILMEFLGVNDLMDCLDGDLGACVMLIVGSLPWGKIFKAAKIGEAVYKAGKAVLAFSGELRWAQKILTGAKKAKQAAEAAKAAAAKAAREAAQKAAKAKAAAAAKARKIAEEAKARARAEASKKKAETSGKGDSAKPNEPPSCNSFLPGTLVLLADGTRKPIEELEPGDEVLSAHERTGEVAGARLVTAHITGSGEKTLVTVTIRDDGGDKQKIVATDEHPFWSPEDKTWVDAIDLRSGDWLKTSAGTWVQVAGIEVEHERATVHNLTVDRLHTYFVAASADDAPVLAHNDSCPLAPHESAGGHTIDRHVGLSDTDLRGRGISQASTFSNVAAAEKATGGNLATNRLKIDNWLTAGTKQRLEITGTMNPVDGRVYTRATDTFGSPDAILSVLQRNPSMPGGYHIVTSFPTISRF from the coding sequence ATGTCCCAGGCACGACGGCACCACCTTGTGATCACACGGCTGGAACGGCGCTGGCTGGGCCTCGCGGTGACCATCGGCTTCGCGGCATCGCTGCTGGTGGCAGTGGGACCGCAGGAGTCCGCCGACGCGGCCCCGGTGCCGCGGGCCGCCGCCGGCGAAGGCCCCGTCGACCGGCCCATGCCGGCCGACGTCCGCAGATCCACCGCCCTTCCGGAGGACGAGCGCCCGCCGGTGGTCCCGGAGGCCGTGCCGGCCGGCGGCGAGCCCGCCGAGGTCGCCACGAGCGAGTGGCGGGCCCTCACGTCCCCGGCCCGGTCGCTGGACGCGGCCGGCGGGTTCACCGGCATCGACCTGCGCCCGGGCTTCGTGCTCGGTGACACGTCCCTGGTCCTCTACTTCGACGAGGGCGACGTCGACCCCGACTGGACCGCCGCCGTCGTGCGGCTGTACGAGGAGGACGACCAGACCGAGCAGGAATCGGTGCGGCTCACCCGCGAGGAGCTGGAGGGCCCGCGGTTCTGCGGCCCGTCGGACTTCTGCCGCTCCTTCGGGGCCGAGGACGACTGGGAGCTCGACCGCGGCAAGGACTACTTCGTGACGGTCGCGGCCGTCCTGCCGGGCGGCGACGAGGTCGTCTCGGACCCCTCGGACAGCACCAGGCCGCGCGCGACGATCCTCCCTCCGAGCATCCCGGACGACCAGGCCGCGGGCTGCGGGTGCGAGAACGCCCTGGCCCCGACCGCCGTCGGGCAGGCGCAGCGCGGGGTGGGCGTCAACACGGGCACCGGCGCGTTCGTGCGGATCGAGCGAGACCTGCAGATGGCGTCGTACGGGATCCCGTTCAGCAGCGCCCGCACCTACTCCTCGGCGAACAACCGCCAGGGCCCGCTCGGCGTGGGCTGGGCCTGGTCCTACGACATGCGCGTCACGCCCACGGACGACGGCGTCATCGTGCGCGCCGAGGACGGCGCCGAAGCGGTCTACACGCCGGACGGCGACGGGTACACCCGCCCGCCGGGCGTGCGGTCGAACCTGAGGCAGGACGGCGACGGCTGGGCGCTGATCACCCCGCAGCAGGTCAGGTACGAGTTCGGGCCGGGAGGCCGGCTCACCGCCGTGCTCAGCCCGCGCGGCGACGGTGTGCGCCTCGCGTACGACCAGGACTGGCACGGCCACGACGCCGTCGAGATCACCGACGCCTCGGGTCGCACTGCCGTGGCCCTGCTCGAGGACGAGCTGATCACGCGGATCATCCTCCCGGACCGCCGCATGGTGCGCTTCGAGTACACCGACGGCCTGCTCACCGAGGTGAAGGACGCGCGCCGGAACGTGTGGCGGTACCGGTACGACGCCGAGGGCAGACTCGCCCAGGTGATCGACCCGCACGACGTGGCCATCGTGCAGAACGAGTACGGCGCCGGCGGCCGCGTGGCCGCCCAGCGTGACGGCGTCGGCGCGGAGATGACGTTCGCGTGGGACGCCGCGAAGCAGGAGGCGCGCACCACCGACGCGGACGACGTCTCGATCTACGACGGCTACCACGACAACGTGCTGATCTACAGCCAGCGCAGCACGGGCGACGCCGACAACCACCGCTACAACGGGCGCCTGGACCGCAACCTGGTGGTCAACGGGAACCAGTACCAGCACGTCGTGCGGTTCGACGCGCAGGGCAACCCGGTTCAGGCGGTGGCACCGCAGGGCTTCGACGAGCAGACGAAGTACGACGACCGGAACAACCCGATCGAGTACACCGACGCCGACGGGAACGTCTGGAAGAACACGTACAACGAGTTCGACGAACTGACCCGGAGCGTCGACGCCGAGGGCAACGACATCACGCACACCTACGACGACCGGGGCCTGCGGACCTCCACGACGGACCAGCGGGACAAGGTCACGAGGTACGAGTACCTGCCGGACGGTGACGAGAACGCCGGGCTGCCGTCCGCCGTCGTCACGCCGGAGGGGCGCCGCACCGAGTACCGCTACGACGCGACGGGGCGGCAGGTCGCCGTGACGGACCCGCGCGGCACGGCCGACCCGCGCCAGCGGCGGCACTACACCACCGAGACGCGCTACGACGAGCAGGACCGCGTGGTCCGTGTCGACGAGCCCGGCAAGCACCGCGGCTGGCGCACCGTCTACGACGACACCGGCCGTCTGGTCAAGGAGATCACCCCCGAGGGCACGGTCAGCGAGTACGACTACCTCGACAACGGCCTGCAGTCGCGGGTCGAGGTGGGCGGCCGGGTGGTCACCTTCGCGTACACGGACGCCGGCCGGCGCGAGTCCGAGAGCGTGCGGATGGAGGAGGCCGACGACCTCACGACGTCGTACACGTACGACGCGAAGGGCCTGGTCAAGACGGTGACCTCGCCGCGCGGCAACGTGCCCGGCGCGGACCGGGCGGACTTCACCACCGAGTACTTCTACGACGCGAACGACAACCTGATCCGGATGCGCATGCCGTACCCGGGCGGCGGGCACGTGGACCGGGACATCGAGGTCGACGCGCTGGACCGCACCACGGCCTCGGTCAACGAGCTGAACAAGACCTCCAGCTTCGAACGGGGCAACACGGGCCGGGTCGACTCCGTCACCGACACGCAGGGCCGGACCCTCTCGATGGGGTACGACAGGAACGGCCGGCAGACGGAGCGCACGGACGCGGGCGGCAAGACCACCCGCACCGAGTACGACGAGGCCGGCAACACGATCAAGGTGACGTCGCCGACCGGCGGCGTCACGACGTACGAGTACACGGACGACGGCCTGCTCGCCGCGATGACGGAGCCGCGCGGCAACGTGGAAGGTGCCGACAAGGACCGGTTCACGACGCGGTACGAGTACGACCTCGCGGGCAACCGGGTCCGGGAGATCGACCCGCTCGGCAACGTCACGTCGACCGAGTACGACGCGAACAACCGGCCCACCGAGCTGACCGACGCGCGCGGTGGGACCACCTACGTCGCGTACCGCGACGACGACCAGGTCAGCCACGTCCGGCAGCCGGACGCCCCGGAGCTGCCGCCGTTCTCCCGCGCCTTCGCGACGGTGCTCAAGTACGACCACCACGGCCGTGTGGTGGACGTGCGCGATCCGCAGTCCGGGCACACCCGCGTCTCGTACGACGACGCCGGCCGCCCCGTCACCACCACGGACCCGATCGGCCGCACCACGCACACCACGTACGACGCCGAGTCGAACCCGGTCGCGAGCATCACCCTCGACCGGCACGAGCACCTGTGGAAGCTGACCGACGACGAGCGTGCCCGGCGGACCATCACCTCGGAGTACGACCTGCGTGGCCGCCTGACCAGCCAGCAGGTCGGCTCGACGGGGCCGGAGTACACCTACGGCTACGACGCCAAGGACCGCACGACGTCGTACGGCGACCCGCTGGGCGTGCGCACGGTGACGTACGACGACGAGGACCAGATCACCAAGGTGGTCCGCGAGGAGCCGAACCAGGCCGACGAGGTCTTCACCTACGACTACGACCAGCGCGGGAACATCACCGCGCGGAACTATCCCGACGGCACGAAGATCACCTCCACGTACGACGCCGACTCGCGGATCACCTCGACGACGGCGGTCGGCGGCTCCGCGGGCGCCGACACGGCGCGCTGGGAGTACGAGTACGACGTCGCCGGGCGCCGGACGGCGACCACGCTGCCGGCGCCCACGGGGCTGACCGAGGAGCGGGAGTACGACGACGCGGGACGTCTCACCGCCATCGGCACCGAACGCACCGGCGACCCGGTGGACGGAGTGCAGGACCCGGTGTCCGCGTTCGACCTGACCCTGGACGAGGTGGGCAACCCCACGCTCGTGAAGACCACCCGGGGCGGCGTGACCGAGGCGGTCGCCTACGCCTACGACGAGGCGAACCGGGTGACGGACGCGTGCTACGCCGCCCAGGAGTGCGACCGGCGGAGCAAGGCAGCCGGCCGGATCTCCTACGAGTACGACCTGCTCGGCAACCGGACGAAGCAGGTGCGGACGGGTACGGCGGGCAACGACCGGACCCGGTACTCCTACGACGCCGCCAGCCAGCTCGTCAAGGAGGTCGAGGCCGGCAAGAAGGGCATCGAGCGCACGGTCTACGAGTACGACGTGCTCGGCAACCAGACGCGCGCGGGCGACGACCGGCTCGAGTACCACCTCGACAGCACCCTGGCCCGGGCGACCGTCGACGGCGTCACCACGCGGTACGCGTACGACGCGGCCCGCATGCGGATCGACGCCGCGACCGGCGTGGGCGCGGGCAGCCAGACGCGCCACTGGGCGTGGGACGTGAACGGGTCGCTGGAGAACATCGCCGTCGACACGGTGACCGACTCGAGCGGGGTGGTGACCCACCGCCAGGCGTTCGCCTACGGGCCCACGGACGAGCCCTTGGCCCTGCTGGAGGCCGGCGGCGGGGCTCACGCCTACACCCATGACTGGCTCGGCGGCGTGGCGAACATGCTGACGCCGGACGGCCAGGTCGAGGAGGGCTACGACTACGACCCGTTCGGGAACCCCCGCCAGGGCGCGACGCTCGCGGAAGGCGTCGCGGCGGCGGCGAGCGGCGCGGAGTCCGACGACGGGCCCGCGGACGGGCCGAGCAACCCGATGCGGTTCGCGGGGGCGTACCAGGACTCGACCACCGGCGAGGGCAACTACGCCATGCGTGCCCGGAACTACGACCCGGGCACGGGACGGTTCTCGTCGGTGGACCCCGTCGCGGCGCAACCGATGGGCTCCTCACCGTACGTGTACGCGAGCAACAACCCGCTGGTCTACACGGATCCGACGGGTGAGAGCCCCTTCGCCGGGGCCACCGCGAGCGGCAGCGCGACGTCGAACCCGCACGACCCCGGCGCCGAGGTGGAGGGGCCGAGCGAGGAAGACATCGCGAAGGCGCAGCAGATCCAGTCGAAGTCCATGCTGGACGTCGTCCTGGAGGCCGGCGGGCAGATCCTCATGGAGTTCCTGGGCGTCAACGACCTCATGGACTGCCTCGACGGTGACCTGGGCGCGTGCGTGATGCTGATCGTCGGCTCGCTGCCGTGGGGCAAGATCTTCAAGGCGGCGAAGATCGGCGAGGCCGTCTACAAGGCCGGCAAGGCGGTGCTCGCCTTCTCCGGCGAGCTGAGGTGGGCCCAGAAGATCCTGACCGGCGCCAAGAAGGCGAAGCAGGCGGCCGAGGCCGCGAAGGCGGCCGCCGCGAAGGCGGCGCGGGAGGCGGCCCAGAAGGCCGCCAAGGCGAAGGCGGCCGCAGCGGCGAAGGCCAGGAAGATCGCGGAGGAGGCGAAGGCCCGGGCGAGAGCCGAGGCATCCAAGAAGAAGGCGGAGACCTCGGGCAAGGGCGATTCGGCGAAGCCGAACGAACCACCGAGCTGCAACAGCTTCCTGCCGGGCACGCTGGTGCTGCTCGCCGACGGCACGCGAAAGCCGATCGAGGAGCTCGAACCGGGTGACGAGGTCCTGTCCGCGCACGAGAGGACCGGCGAAGTGGCGGGCGCCCGACTGGTGACGGCCCACATCACCGGCAGCGGCGAGAAGACCTTGGTCACCGTGACCATCCGGGACGACGGCGGCGACAAGCAGAAGATCGTCGCCACCGACGAACACCCGTTCTGGAGTCCCGAGGACAAGACCTGGGTCGACGCGATCGATCTTCGCTCCGGCGACTGGCTCAAGACGAGTGCGGGCACCTGGGTCCAGGTGGCCGGCATCGAGGTCGAGCACGAGCGCGCGACGGTGCACAACCTCACGGTGGATCGCCTCCACACGTACTTCGTGGCCGCAAGCGCGGACGACGCGCCGGTATTGGCCCACAACGACAGTTGCCCCCTCGCGCCGCACGAGAGTGCCGGCGGCCACACGATCGACCGGCATGTAGGACTGTCTGATACCGATCTCCGAGGGCGTGGGATTTCTCAGGCATCGACGTTCTCGAACGTCGCAGCCGCAGAGAAGGCAACCGGAGGAAATCTGGCCACGAACCGGCTCAAGATCGACAACTGGCTGACCGCCGGAACGAAGCAGCGACTCGAGATCACCGGGACCATGAACCCGGTCGACGGCCGTGTGTACACTCGGGCAACCGATACGTTCGGAAGCCCGGACGCGATCCTGTCAGTCCTTCAGAGAAACCCGTCGATGCCTGGCGGATACCATATCGTGACATCTTTTCCAACAATATCGAGATTCTGA
- a CDS encoding contact-dependent growth inhibition system immunity protein, translated as MAEIQYLARTYFHPDYDLEAASPLLVVEKYWESEDSATVSALRNEISSALSTRDDDGLIELWLAVAGAQYDPRWDGLSGRAWFERILDVLNGK; from the coding sequence ATGGCCGAGATTCAGTATCTAGCGCGCACCTACTTCCATCCTGATTACGACCTCGAAGCGGCGAGCCCTCTGCTGGTGGTCGAGAAGTACTGGGAGAGCGAGGACTCCGCGACGGTATCTGCGCTCCGGAACGAGATCTCGTCAGCCCTTTCGACGCGGGACGACGACGGGCTGATCGAGCTCTGGCTGGCGGTGGCTGGAGCGCAGTACGACCCGCGGTGGGACGGCCTTTCTGGTCGCGCCTGGTTCGAACGGATCCTCGACGTGCTGAACGGAAAATGA
- a CDS encoding alpha/beta fold hydrolase yields MTEYPELHHERAGSAHAPLLFLHGGTVAGWSWEEQVEAFTDRQVVTPDLPGFGRRARDDWPGLHGAADIVAEQLATLGVAGPVDVVGLSFGGLVGLHVAARHPGLVRTLLVSGPMLAPAGTAVRVAGRLQLSAWNAPWFWKAQATAMGLPAEAREVFVRHGLTIRRETMHRIAAEIYPRGGLPANISRYTGPLLGLAGARESAYFRRSLRALRQAVPQAEIRLAPRMHHIWSIEDTSLFNAVTGSWVEGRVDPRLLPL; encoded by the coding sequence ATGACCGAGTACCCCGAACTGCATCATGAGCGGGCCGGGTCCGCGCACGCGCCGCTGCTGTTCCTCCACGGCGGCACCGTGGCCGGCTGGTCGTGGGAGGAGCAGGTCGAGGCCTTCACCGACCGGCAGGTGGTGACGCCGGACCTGCCGGGCTTCGGCCGGCGCGCCCGTGACGACTGGCCCGGGCTCCACGGTGCCGCCGACATCGTCGCGGAGCAGCTCGCCACGCTGGGCGTCGCGGGCCCGGTCGACGTCGTCGGGCTGTCCTTCGGCGGGCTCGTCGGTCTCCACGTCGCGGCACGGCATCCCGGCCTCGTGCGCACGCTCCTCGTCAGCGGGCCGATGCTGGCACCCGCCGGAACCGCCGTGCGGGTCGCGGGCAGGCTGCAGCTGAGCGCGTGGAACGCACCCTGGTTCTGGAAGGCGCAGGCGACAGCCATGGGCCTCCCGGCCGAGGCCCGCGAGGTGTTCGTCCGGCACGGCCTGACGATCCGCCGCGAAACCATGCACCGGATCGCTGCCGAGATCTACCCGCGTGGCGGCCTGCCGGCGAACATCTCGCGCTACACCGGGCCGCTGCTCGGCCTGGCCGGCGCGCGCGAGTCCGCGTACTTCCGCCGTTCGCTCCGGGCGCTGCGGCAGGCCGTCCCGCAGGCCGAGATCCGCCTCGCACCCCGGATGCACCACATATGGAGCATCGAGGACACCAGCCTCTTCAACGCCGTCACGGGTTCCTGGGTCGAGGGCCGGGTCGACCCGCGCCTGCTGCCCCTCTGA
- a CDS encoding PadR family transcriptional regulator: MILARIILGLLDLAPMSGYDLKRHFDTTINHFWTADRAQIYRTLGRLVEDGLVTVETVAGAKAPDKHEHRITEQGRATLREWLGSDLDRQPERDAFLARLFFAGSLDDAELGDLLARHRAATREQLDALEAIRAAAPPPADRRARLRIATLHCGLARGRAELAWLDEITKELT; the protein is encoded by the coding sequence GTGATCCTCGCGCGCATCATTCTCGGGCTGCTCGATCTCGCACCCATGTCCGGGTACGACCTCAAGCGGCACTTCGACACGACGATCAACCACTTCTGGACGGCCGACCGGGCGCAGATCTACCGGACGCTCGGCCGGCTCGTCGAGGACGGGCTGGTCACCGTGGAGACCGTCGCCGGGGCGAAGGCACCGGACAAGCACGAGCACCGCATCACGGAGCAGGGCCGCGCGACGTTGCGCGAGTGGCTCGGCTCCGACCTCGACCGGCAGCCCGAGCGGGACGCCTTCCTCGCGCGGCTCTTCTTCGCCGGGAGCCTGGACGACGCCGAGCTCGGCGACCTTCTCGCCCGGCACCGGGCCGCGACGCGGGAACAGCTCGACGCGCTCGAGGCGATCCGCGCGGCGGCTCCCCCGCCGGCCGACCGGCGAGCCCGGCTCCGGATCGCCACCCTCCACTGCGGGCTGGCCCGCGGCCGCGCCGAGCTCGCCTGGCTCGACGAGATCACCAAGGAGCTCACATGA
- a CDS encoding DEAD/DEAH box helicase, which translates to MAATGQRRSGRPRAGSGARRRRSGRPGEHGIIPVLAKVAREVDGAVRRPPTPRAVRMKFQVVALVVREERERVKADDALTDTRRNQELKRLDGVATLLASIAARDTSLLELLAEDAQVSDAARAFKAAVMRAGGLEPPEESPPAPPAAPRPGTEKQVVPRSVTSRRLANPFLAPDFGAATERATVPTRRLAGWELLDPLFRSFGYAGPGAPACMSLPEARAVPGPPDRKLMPHQAQVVEATARGHRTFLLADEPGLGKTAQALLAAQSADAYPLLVVAPNVVKTNWAHEVRMWTPQRRPTVVHGDGEKVDGFADVVIVNYEVLDRHIGWLGTHGFRGMIVDEAHFIKNKGSQRSQHVLALSERIRARTTRPLLMALTGTPLINDIEDFRAIWQFLGWIDEAAPLPTLLTALEGTGLTPADPGFYAAARAAVIDMGIVRRRKADVIADLPARRVADLPVELDGAEGRSIRAAEATLARRLVDRYRSAMEARTGDDVAAEVDLGLARRVAAAELKDTSSRAGGENVFTMVRRIGRAKAGLAADYAAQLARNVGKVVFFAKHVDVMDQAEQTFADRGIGYASIRGDQTPTAREKNIAAFTGDPDVSIAVCSLTAAGVGLNLQVASNLVLAELSWTHAEQTQAIDRIHRIGQAEPVTAWRIIAAQTIDSTIAGLIDSKAGLAAKALDGEGEEDVASSTDVRREALVTLLTDTLTAEGIA; encoded by the coding sequence ATGGCAGCAACCGGCCAACGCCGGTCGGGTCGCCCGCGAGCGGGCTCCGGTGCCCGGCGCCGACGCTCCGGGCGGCCCGGCGAGCACGGGATCATCCCGGTGCTCGCGAAGGTCGCCCGCGAGGTCGACGGCGCCGTGCGGCGACCGCCGACTCCCCGGGCGGTTCGCATGAAGTTCCAGGTCGTCGCGCTGGTCGTACGGGAGGAGAGGGAACGGGTCAAGGCCGACGACGCCCTGACCGACACCCGGCGCAACCAGGAACTCAAGCGGCTCGACGGCGTGGCGACGCTGCTGGCGAGCATCGCCGCCCGGGACACCTCACTGCTCGAACTGCTCGCCGAGGACGCCCAGGTCTCCGACGCGGCGCGCGCTTTCAAGGCGGCCGTGATGCGTGCCGGAGGACTTGAGCCGCCCGAGGAATCCCCGCCGGCGCCGCCCGCCGCACCGAGGCCTGGCACCGAGAAGCAGGTGGTACCCCGCTCGGTGACCTCACGCCGGCTGGCCAACCCGTTTCTCGCCCCGGACTTCGGGGCCGCGACCGAACGGGCCACCGTCCCCACTCGCCGGCTGGCCGGCTGGGAACTGCTCGACCCGCTCTTCCGTTCCTTCGGGTACGCCGGCCCCGGCGCTCCCGCCTGCATGTCGTTGCCGGAGGCACGCGCGGTGCCCGGTCCCCCCGACCGGAAGCTGATGCCGCACCAGGCCCAGGTCGTCGAGGCCACGGCCCGCGGGCATCGCACCTTCCTGCTCGCCGACGAGCCCGGACTCGGCAAGACCGCCCAGGCGCTGCTCGCCGCCCAGTCGGCCGATGCCTACCCGCTGCTCGTGGTGGCGCCCAACGTGGTGAAGACGAACTGGGCGCACGAGGTCAGGATGTGGACTCCGCAGCGCCGGCCGACCGTGGTGCACGGCGACGGCGAAAAGGTCGACGGGTTCGCGGACGTCGTGATCGTCAACTACGAGGTCCTGGACCGGCACATCGGCTGGCTCGGCACGCACGGCTTTCGCGGCATGATCGTCGACGAGGCACACTTCATCAAGAACAAGGGCTCGCAACGCTCCCAGCACGTGCTCGCCCTCTCGGAGCGCATCCGAGCCCGAACCACTCGACCGCTCCTGATGGCGCTCACCGGCACCCCGCTGATCAACGACATCGAGGACTTCCGAGCCATCTGGCAGTTCCTCGGCTGGATCGACGAAGCGGCGCCGCTCCCCACGCTGCTGACCGCTCTCGAGGGCACCGGGCTCACCCCGGCCGACCCGGGGTTCTACGCCGCCGCAAGGGCCGCCGTGATCGACATGGGCATCGTGCGCCGTCGCAAGGCCGACGTGATCGCCGACCTCCCCGCCCGGCGGGTGGCGGACCTGCCGGTCGAGCTCGACGGCGCTGAGGGCCGCTCGATCCGGGCCGCCGAGGCCACACTCGCCCGCCGTCTGGTCGATCGGTATCGCTCCGCCATGGAGGCGCGCACCGGGGACGACGTCGCGGCCGAGGTCGACCTCGGCCTCGCGCGCCGCGTGGCAGCGGCAGAGCTGAAGGACACGAGCTCGCGGGCCGGTGGCGAGAACGTGTTCACCATGGTCCGCCGGATCGGCCGGGCCAAGGCCGGACTGGCCGCCGACTACGCCGCGCAGCTCGCACGCAACGTCGGCAAGGTGGTCTTCTTCGCCAAGCACGTGGACGTGATGGACCAGGCCGAGCAGACCTTCGCGGATCGTGGCATCGGTTACGCCTCGATCCGCGGCGACCAGACGCCCACCGCGCGCGAGAAGAACATCGCCGCGTTCACGGGCGACCCCGACGTGTCGATCGCGGTGTGCTCCCTGACGGCCGCCGGAGTGGGGCTCAACCTTCAGGTGGCCTCCAACCTGGTGCTGGCCGAGCTGTCCTGGACGCACGCCGAGCAGACCCAGGCCATCGACCGGATCCACCGGATCGGCCAGGCGGAGCCCGTCACCGCGTGGCGGATCATCGCTGCCCAGACCATCGACTCCACGATCGCCGGCCTCATCGACAGCAAGGCCGGGCTGGCCGCCAAGGCACTGGACGGCGAGGGCGAGGAGGACGTCGCGTCATCCACGGACGTCCGGCGAGAAGCCCTGGTCACCCTGCTCACCGACACACTCACGGCCGAGGGTATCGCCTGA